In one window of Eubalaena glacialis isolate mEubGla1 chromosome 13, mEubGla1.1.hap2.+ XY, whole genome shotgun sequence DNA:
- the PCIF1 gene encoding mRNA (2'-O-methyladenosine-N(6)-)-methyltransferase isoform X2, with protein MANENHGSPREEASLLSHSPGTSNQSQPCSPKPIRLVQDLPEELVHAGWEKCWSRRENRPYYFNRFTNQSLWEMPVLGQHDVISDPLGLNATPLPQDSSLVETPPAENKPRKRQLSEEQPSGNGVKKPKIEIPMTPTGPSVPSSPSVPGTPTLKIWGTSPEDKQQAALLRPTEVYWDLDIQTNAVIKHRGPSEVLPPHPEVELLRSQLILKLRQHYRELCQQREGIEPPRESFNRWMLERKVVDKGSDPLLPSNCEPVVSPSMFREIMNDIPIRLSRIKFREEAKRLLFKYAEAARRLIESRSASPDSRKVVKWNVEDTFSWLRKDHSASKEDYMDRLEHLRRQCGPHVSAAAKDSVEGICSKIYHISLEYVKRIREKHLAILKENNIPEEVEAPEVEPRLVYCYPVRLAVSAPPMPSVEMHVENNVVCIRYKGEMVKVSRNYFSKLWLLYRYSCIDDSAFERFLPRVWCLLRRYQMMFGVGLYEGTGLQGSLPVHVFEALHRLFGVSFECFASPLNCYFRQYCSAFPDTDGYFGSRGPCLDFSPLSGSFEANPPFCEELMDAMVSHFEKLLESSPEPLSFIVFIPEWREPPTPALTRMEQSRFKRHQLVLPAFEHEYRSGSQHVCKKEEMHYKAVHSTAVLFLQNDPGFAKWGPTPERLQELSAAYRQSGRSHGSVGSSSSSSEAKDRDSGREQGPSREPHST; from the exons ATGGCCAATGAGAATCACGGCAGCCCCCGGGAGGAAGCATCCTTGTTGAGTCACTCCCCAGGCACCTCCAATCAGAGCCAGCCCTGTTCTCCAAAGCCCATCCGCCTGGTGCAGGACCTCCCAG AGGAGCTGGTGCACGCCGGTTGGGAGAAGTGCTGGAGCAGAAGGGAGAACCGTCCCTACTACTTCAACCGGTTCACCAACCAGTCCCTGTGGGAGATGCCCGTGCTGGGCCAGCACGATGTGATT TCGGACCCTTTGGGGCTGAATGCGACCCCCCTGCCCCAAGACTCGAGCTTGGTGGAAACCCCCCCGGCTGAGAACAAGCCCCGAAAGCGGCAGCTCTCGGAAGAGCAGCCCAGCGGCAATGGCGTGAAGAAGCCCAAG ATTGAAATCCCCATGACACCCACTGGCCCATCAGTGCCCAGCTCCCCCAGCGTCCCAGGAACCCCAACCCTGAAGATTTGGGGGACATCCCCTGAAGATAAACAGCAGGCAGCTCTCCTCCGACCCACTGA GGTGTACTGGGATCTCGACATTCAGACCAACGCTGTCATCAAGCACCGGGGGCCATCAGAGGTGCTGCCTCCGCATCCCGAGGTGGAGCTGCTCCGCTCCCAGCTCATCCTGAAGCTTCGGCAGCACTACCGGGAGCTGTGCCAGCAGCGAGAGG GCATCGAGCCCCCCCGGGAATCCTTCAACCGCTGGATGTTGGAGCGCAAGGTCGTGGACAAAGGCTCTGATCCCCTGTTGCCGAGCAACTGCGAACCGGTCGTGTCACCTTCCATGTTTCGCGAAATCATGAATGACATTCCCATCAG GTTATCCCGAATCAAGTTCCGGGAGGAAGCCAAGCGTCTGCTCTTCAAATACGCAGAGGCTGCCAGGCGGCTCATCGAGTCCAG GAGTGCATCTCCCGACAGCAGGAAGGTGGTCAAGTGGAACGTGGAGGATACCTTCAGCTGGCTGCGGAAGGACCACTCCGCCTCCAAGGAGGACTATATG GATCGCCTGGAGCACCTACGGAGGCAGTGTGGCCCCCACGTCTCGGCCGCAGCCAAGGACTCCGTGGAGGGTATCTGCAGTAAGATCTACCACATCTCTCTGGAGTACGTCAAACGGATCCGAGAGAAGCACCTTGCCATTCTCAAGGAAAACAACATCCCAG AGGAGGTGGAGGCGCCCGAGGTGGAGCCCCGCCTGGTGTACTGCTACCCGGTACGGCTGGCCGTGTCTGCACCTCCCATGCCCAGCGTGGAAATGCACGTGGAGAATAACGTGGTCTGCATCCGGTATAAGGGCGAGATGGTCAAGGTCAGCCGCAACTACTTCAGCAAGCTG TGGCTCCTTTACCGCTACAGCTGCATCGACGATTCTGCCTTTGAGAGGTTCCTGCCCCGAGTCTGGTGTCTTCTCCGCCGGTACCAG ATGATGTTCGGCGTGGGCCTCTACGAGGGGACAGGCCTGCAGGGGTCGCTGCCCGTGCACGTCTTCGAGGCCCTCCACCGACTTTTCGGCGTCAGCTTCGAGTGCTTCGCCTCACCCCTCAACTGCTACTTTCGCCAGTACTGCTCCGCCTTCCCCGACACTGACGGCTACTTTGGCTCCCGCGG gccctgcctggaCTTCTCCCCGCTGAGTGGTTCCTTCGAGGCCAACCCTCCGTTCTGCGAGGAGCTCATGGACGCCATGGTCTCTCACTTCGAG AAACTGCTCGAGAGCTCGCCAGAGCCCCTGTCCTTCATCGTGTTCATCCCCGAGTGGCGGGAACCCCCGACCCCAGCGCTCACCCGCATGGAGCAGAGCCGCTTCAAGCGCCACCAGCTGGTCCTGCCCGCCTTCGAGCACGAGTACCGCAGCGGCTCCCAGCACGTCTGCAAGAA GGAGGAAATGCACTACAAGGCCGTCCACAGCACGGCCGTGCTCTTCCTACAGAACGACCCTGGATTTGCCAAGTGGGGGCCAACGCCCGAGCGGCTGCAGGAGTTGAGCGCCGCCTACCGGCAGTCGGGCCGCAGCCATGGCTCTGTCGGCTCCTCGTCGTCCTCCTCGGAGGCCAAGGACCGGGACTCAGGCCGCGAGCAGGGCCCCAGCCGGGAGCCTCACTCCACTTAA
- the PCIF1 gene encoding mRNA (2'-O-methyladenosine-N(6)-)-methyltransferase isoform X1, with protein MCRSGVGAEMANENHGSPREEASLLSHSPGTSNQSQPCSPKPIRLVQDLPEELVHAGWEKCWSRRENRPYYFNRFTNQSLWEMPVLGQHDVISDPLGLNATPLPQDSSLVETPPAENKPRKRQLSEEQPSGNGVKKPKIEIPMTPTGPSVPSSPSVPGTPTLKIWGTSPEDKQQAALLRPTEVYWDLDIQTNAVIKHRGPSEVLPPHPEVELLRSQLILKLRQHYRELCQQREGIEPPRESFNRWMLERKVVDKGSDPLLPSNCEPVVSPSMFREIMNDIPIRLSRIKFREEAKRLLFKYAEAARRLIESRSASPDSRKVVKWNVEDTFSWLRKDHSASKEDYMDRLEHLRRQCGPHVSAAAKDSVEGICSKIYHISLEYVKRIREKHLAILKENNIPEEVEAPEVEPRLVYCYPVRLAVSAPPMPSVEMHVENNVVCIRYKGEMVKVSRNYFSKLWLLYRYSCIDDSAFERFLPRVWCLLRRYQMMFGVGLYEGTGLQGSLPVHVFEALHRLFGVSFECFASPLNCYFRQYCSAFPDTDGYFGSRGPCLDFSPLSGSFEANPPFCEELMDAMVSHFEKLLESSPEPLSFIVFIPEWREPPTPALTRMEQSRFKRHQLVLPAFEHEYRSGSQHVCKKEEMHYKAVHSTAVLFLQNDPGFAKWGPTPERLQELSAAYRQSGRSHGSVGSSSSSSEAKDRDSGREQGPSREPHST; from the exons ATGTGCAG GTCCGGTGTGGGTGCTGAGATGGCCAATGAGAATCACGGCAGCCCCCGGGAGGAAGCATCCTTGTTGAGTCACTCCCCAGGCACCTCCAATCAGAGCCAGCCCTGTTCTCCAAAGCCCATCCGCCTGGTGCAGGACCTCCCAG AGGAGCTGGTGCACGCCGGTTGGGAGAAGTGCTGGAGCAGAAGGGAGAACCGTCCCTACTACTTCAACCGGTTCACCAACCAGTCCCTGTGGGAGATGCCCGTGCTGGGCCAGCACGATGTGATT TCGGACCCTTTGGGGCTGAATGCGACCCCCCTGCCCCAAGACTCGAGCTTGGTGGAAACCCCCCCGGCTGAGAACAAGCCCCGAAAGCGGCAGCTCTCGGAAGAGCAGCCCAGCGGCAATGGCGTGAAGAAGCCCAAG ATTGAAATCCCCATGACACCCACTGGCCCATCAGTGCCCAGCTCCCCCAGCGTCCCAGGAACCCCAACCCTGAAGATTTGGGGGACATCCCCTGAAGATAAACAGCAGGCAGCTCTCCTCCGACCCACTGA GGTGTACTGGGATCTCGACATTCAGACCAACGCTGTCATCAAGCACCGGGGGCCATCAGAGGTGCTGCCTCCGCATCCCGAGGTGGAGCTGCTCCGCTCCCAGCTCATCCTGAAGCTTCGGCAGCACTACCGGGAGCTGTGCCAGCAGCGAGAGG GCATCGAGCCCCCCCGGGAATCCTTCAACCGCTGGATGTTGGAGCGCAAGGTCGTGGACAAAGGCTCTGATCCCCTGTTGCCGAGCAACTGCGAACCGGTCGTGTCACCTTCCATGTTTCGCGAAATCATGAATGACATTCCCATCAG GTTATCCCGAATCAAGTTCCGGGAGGAAGCCAAGCGTCTGCTCTTCAAATACGCAGAGGCTGCCAGGCGGCTCATCGAGTCCAG GAGTGCATCTCCCGACAGCAGGAAGGTGGTCAAGTGGAACGTGGAGGATACCTTCAGCTGGCTGCGGAAGGACCACTCCGCCTCCAAGGAGGACTATATG GATCGCCTGGAGCACCTACGGAGGCAGTGTGGCCCCCACGTCTCGGCCGCAGCCAAGGACTCCGTGGAGGGTATCTGCAGTAAGATCTACCACATCTCTCTGGAGTACGTCAAACGGATCCGAGAGAAGCACCTTGCCATTCTCAAGGAAAACAACATCCCAG AGGAGGTGGAGGCGCCCGAGGTGGAGCCCCGCCTGGTGTACTGCTACCCGGTACGGCTGGCCGTGTCTGCACCTCCCATGCCCAGCGTGGAAATGCACGTGGAGAATAACGTGGTCTGCATCCGGTATAAGGGCGAGATGGTCAAGGTCAGCCGCAACTACTTCAGCAAGCTG TGGCTCCTTTACCGCTACAGCTGCATCGACGATTCTGCCTTTGAGAGGTTCCTGCCCCGAGTCTGGTGTCTTCTCCGCCGGTACCAG ATGATGTTCGGCGTGGGCCTCTACGAGGGGACAGGCCTGCAGGGGTCGCTGCCCGTGCACGTCTTCGAGGCCCTCCACCGACTTTTCGGCGTCAGCTTCGAGTGCTTCGCCTCACCCCTCAACTGCTACTTTCGCCAGTACTGCTCCGCCTTCCCCGACACTGACGGCTACTTTGGCTCCCGCGG gccctgcctggaCTTCTCCCCGCTGAGTGGTTCCTTCGAGGCCAACCCTCCGTTCTGCGAGGAGCTCATGGACGCCATGGTCTCTCACTTCGAG AAACTGCTCGAGAGCTCGCCAGAGCCCCTGTCCTTCATCGTGTTCATCCCCGAGTGGCGGGAACCCCCGACCCCAGCGCTCACCCGCATGGAGCAGAGCCGCTTCAAGCGCCACCAGCTGGTCCTGCCCGCCTTCGAGCACGAGTACCGCAGCGGCTCCCAGCACGTCTGCAAGAA GGAGGAAATGCACTACAAGGCCGTCCACAGCACGGCCGTGCTCTTCCTACAGAACGACCCTGGATTTGCCAAGTGGGGGCCAACGCCCGAGCGGCTGCAGGAGTTGAGCGCCGCCTACCGGCAGTCGGGCCGCAGCCATGGCTCTGTCGGCTCCTCGTCGTCCTCCTCGGAGGCCAAGGACCGGGACTCAGGCCGCGAGCAGGGCCCCAGCCGGGAGCCTCACTCCACTTAA
- the PCIF1 gene encoding mRNA (2'-O-methyladenosine-N(6)-)-methyltransferase isoform X3, which translates to MCRSGVGAEMANENHGSPREEASLLSHSPGTSNQSQPCSPKPIRLVQDLPEELVHAGWEKCWSRRENRPYYFNRFTNQSLWEMPVLGQHDVISDPLGLNATPLPQDSSLVETPPAENKPRKRQLSEEQPSGNGVKKPKIEIPMTPTGPSVPSSPSVPGTPTLKIWGTSPEDKQQAALLRPTEVYWDLDIQTNAVIKHRGPSEVLPPHPEVELLRSQLILKLRQHYRELCQQREGIEPPRESFNRWMLERKVVDKGSDPLLPSNCEPVVSPSMFREIMNDIPIRLSRIKFREEAKRLLFKYAEAARRLIESRSASPDSRKVVKWNVEDTFSWLRKDHSASKEDYMDRLEHLRRQCGPHVSAAAKDSVEGICSKIYHISLEYVKRIREKHLAILKENNIPEEVEAPEVEPRLVYCYPVRLAVSAPPMPSVEMHVENNVVCIRYKGEMVKVSRNYFSKLWLLYRYSCIDDSAFERFLPRVWCLLRRYQMMFGVGLYEGTGLQGSLPVHVFEALHRLFGVSFECFASPLNCYFRQYCSAFPDTDGYFGSRGPCLDFSPLSGSFEANPPFCEELMDAMVSHFEKLLESSPEPLSFIVFIPEWREPPTPALTRMEQSRFKRHQLVLPAFEHEYRSGSQHVCKKTTLDLPSGGQRPSGCRS; encoded by the exons ATGTGCAG GTCCGGTGTGGGTGCTGAGATGGCCAATGAGAATCACGGCAGCCCCCGGGAGGAAGCATCCTTGTTGAGTCACTCCCCAGGCACCTCCAATCAGAGCCAGCCCTGTTCTCCAAAGCCCATCCGCCTGGTGCAGGACCTCCCAG AGGAGCTGGTGCACGCCGGTTGGGAGAAGTGCTGGAGCAGAAGGGAGAACCGTCCCTACTACTTCAACCGGTTCACCAACCAGTCCCTGTGGGAGATGCCCGTGCTGGGCCAGCACGATGTGATT TCGGACCCTTTGGGGCTGAATGCGACCCCCCTGCCCCAAGACTCGAGCTTGGTGGAAACCCCCCCGGCTGAGAACAAGCCCCGAAAGCGGCAGCTCTCGGAAGAGCAGCCCAGCGGCAATGGCGTGAAGAAGCCCAAG ATTGAAATCCCCATGACACCCACTGGCCCATCAGTGCCCAGCTCCCCCAGCGTCCCAGGAACCCCAACCCTGAAGATTTGGGGGACATCCCCTGAAGATAAACAGCAGGCAGCTCTCCTCCGACCCACTGA GGTGTACTGGGATCTCGACATTCAGACCAACGCTGTCATCAAGCACCGGGGGCCATCAGAGGTGCTGCCTCCGCATCCCGAGGTGGAGCTGCTCCGCTCCCAGCTCATCCTGAAGCTTCGGCAGCACTACCGGGAGCTGTGCCAGCAGCGAGAGG GCATCGAGCCCCCCCGGGAATCCTTCAACCGCTGGATGTTGGAGCGCAAGGTCGTGGACAAAGGCTCTGATCCCCTGTTGCCGAGCAACTGCGAACCGGTCGTGTCACCTTCCATGTTTCGCGAAATCATGAATGACATTCCCATCAG GTTATCCCGAATCAAGTTCCGGGAGGAAGCCAAGCGTCTGCTCTTCAAATACGCAGAGGCTGCCAGGCGGCTCATCGAGTCCAG GAGTGCATCTCCCGACAGCAGGAAGGTGGTCAAGTGGAACGTGGAGGATACCTTCAGCTGGCTGCGGAAGGACCACTCCGCCTCCAAGGAGGACTATATG GATCGCCTGGAGCACCTACGGAGGCAGTGTGGCCCCCACGTCTCGGCCGCAGCCAAGGACTCCGTGGAGGGTATCTGCAGTAAGATCTACCACATCTCTCTGGAGTACGTCAAACGGATCCGAGAGAAGCACCTTGCCATTCTCAAGGAAAACAACATCCCAG AGGAGGTGGAGGCGCCCGAGGTGGAGCCCCGCCTGGTGTACTGCTACCCGGTACGGCTGGCCGTGTCTGCACCTCCCATGCCCAGCGTGGAAATGCACGTGGAGAATAACGTGGTCTGCATCCGGTATAAGGGCGAGATGGTCAAGGTCAGCCGCAACTACTTCAGCAAGCTG TGGCTCCTTTACCGCTACAGCTGCATCGACGATTCTGCCTTTGAGAGGTTCCTGCCCCGAGTCTGGTGTCTTCTCCGCCGGTACCAG ATGATGTTCGGCGTGGGCCTCTACGAGGGGACAGGCCTGCAGGGGTCGCTGCCCGTGCACGTCTTCGAGGCCCTCCACCGACTTTTCGGCGTCAGCTTCGAGTGCTTCGCCTCACCCCTCAACTGCTACTTTCGCCAGTACTGCTCCGCCTTCCCCGACACTGACGGCTACTTTGGCTCCCGCGG gccctgcctggaCTTCTCCCCGCTGAGTGGTTCCTTCGAGGCCAACCCTCCGTTCTGCGAGGAGCTCATGGACGCCATGGTCTCTCACTTCGAG AAACTGCTCGAGAGCTCGCCAGAGCCCCTGTCCTTCATCGTGTTCATCCCCGAGTGGCGGGAACCCCCGACCCCAGCGCTCACCCGCATGGAGCAGAGCCGCTTCAAGCGCCACCAGCTGGTCCTGCCCGCCTTCGAGCACGAGTACCGCAGCGGCTCCCAGCACGTCTGCAAGAA AACGACCCTGGATTTGCCAAGTGGGGGCCAACGCCCGAGCGGCTGCAGGAGTTGA